The following are encoded together in the Pyramidobacter piscolens W5455 genome:
- a CDS encoding DUF6290 family protein, translating into MRLTDEKKHLAASYVKLHSMFIGEVFKRALFDRIEEYDITVVKDAYDEYIKSGKKSRSIRGSGKKSIL; encoded by the coding sequence ATTCGGCTGACCGATGAAAAAAAACATCTTGCCGCCAGCTACGTGAAGCTGCATTCGATGTTCATCGGAGAAGTCTTTAAAAGGGCCCTGTTTGACCGCATCGAGGAATACGATATTACCGTCGTCAAAGATGCTTACGATGAATACATAAAAAGCGGCAAAAAGAGTCGGTCGATCAGAGGCTCTGGAAAGAAGTCAATTTTATGA
- a CDS encoding DUF4236 domain-containing protein, with protein sequence MGLRFKKSIKILPGVSVNISKTGVSATIGPKGKSINVGTNGIFGNLGLGKGLSYRKKLGDVMPKNAGTAGFKRVLKIVMLVVIAVYLIWQYAGPFLGGFLGGVR encoded by the coding sequence ATGGGGTTGCGCTTTAAAAAGAGCATCAAAATTCTGCCCGGCGTCAGCGTCAACATCAGCAAAACCGGCGTCAGCGCCACGATCGGGCCGAAGGGGAAGAGCATCAACGTCGGCACGAACGGCATCTTCGGAAATCTCGGCCTGGGCAAGGGGCTGTCCTACCGCAAGAAGCTGGGCGACGTGATGCCCAAGAACGCGGGAACCGCCGGTTTCAAGCGGGTTCTCAAGATCGTCATGCTGGTCGTGATCGCGGTCTATCTGATCTGGCAGTATGCGGGGCCGTTCCTCGGCGGATTTTTGGGCGGCGTGAGATGA
- a CDS encoding TOBE domain-containing protein, which produces MRYGVRNDLMATVQAVKKGDIMSQIECTLDAAGKLSSVLTTDSVAELDLKPGDKVHLLIKAIHVIPAKD; this is translated from the coding sequence ATGAGATACGGCGTTCGCAACGATCTGATGGCGACGGTCCAGGCAGTAAAGAAGGGCGATATCATGTCGCAGATCGAATGCACTCTTGATGCCGCAGGCAAACTCAGCTCCGTGCTGACGACTGATTCCGTGGCCGAGCTGGATCTTAAACCAGGCGACAAAGTGCATCTGTTGATCAAGGCGATCCACGTGATTCCCGCCAAGGATTGA